In the Populus trichocarpa isolate Nisqually-1 chromosome 1, P.trichocarpa_v4.1, whole genome shotgun sequence genome, one interval contains:
- the LOC7480077 gene encoding carotenoid 9,10(9',10')-cleavage dioxygenase 1 isoform X2, translating to MIHGMRIKDGKAAYVSRFVRTSRLKQEEFFGGAKFMKIGDLKGLFGLLMVNIQILRLKTKVLDNSYGIGTGNTNLIYHNGKLLALQEADKPYVVKVMEDGDLQTLGLLDYDKRLKHPFTAHPKVDPFTGEMFTFGYSHEPPYVTYRVISKDGAMHDPVPITISDPIMMHDFAITENYAVFLDLPLYFRPKEMVKDKKFVFTFDATKKARFGVLPRYAKDDLLIKWFELPNCFIFHNANAWEEEDEIVLITCRLQDPGFDVANWAVKEKQENFVDELYEMRFNMKTGVASQKKLSESAVDFPRVNESYTGRKQRYVYGTLLDSIAKVTGIVKFDLHSEPEPGKGKIEVGGNVKGIFDLGPGRFGSEAVFIPRELGTTSEEDDGYLMFFAHDENTGKSSVNVIDAKTMSANPVAVVELPHRVPYGFHAFFVSEEQLQEQEKL from the exons ATGATTCATGGTATGCGCATCAAGGATGGAAAGGCAGCATATGTCAGTCGATTTGTCAGGACATCACGACTTAAACAAGAAGAGTTTTTTGGAGGTGCCAAGTTTATGAAG ATTGGAGACCTCAAGGGGCTGTTTGGATTACTTATGGTTAACATACAAATACTTCGACTGAAAACAAAAGTATTGGATAACTCATATGGAATTGGGACCG GTAATACAAATCTCATTTATCACAATGGAAAACTTTTAGCACTTCAAGAGGCAGATAAACCCT ACGTGGTTAAAGTTATGGAAGATGGAGATCTGCAAACTCTTGGCCTGTTGGATTACGACAAAAGACTAAAACATCCTTTCACTGCTCATCCAAAGGTGGATCCATTCACTG GAGAGATGTTTACCTTTGGGTATTCACATGAACCGCCATATGTGACATACAGAGTCATTTCAAAGGATGGTGCCATGCATGACCCTGTACCAATAACAATATCAGACCCCATCATGATGCATGACTTTGCAATTACAGAGAACTATGCAGTTTTTTTGGATCTTCCTTTGTACTTCCGACCAAAG GAAATGGTGAAAGATAAGAAGTTCGTATTCACATTTGATGCAACTAAAAAAGCTCGTTTTGGTGTCCTTCCACGATATGCAAAGGATGACCTCCTAATCAAATGGTTTGAGCTTCCAAATTGCTTCATATTCCACAATG CCAATGCCtgggaggaggaggatgagATTGTTTTAATCACTTGCCGCCTTCAAGATCCAGGTTTCGATGTGGCCAATTGGGCTGTCAAAGAAAAGCAAGAGAATTTTGTAGATGAACT GTATGAGATGAGATTCAATATGAAAACTGGTGTAGCTTCACAAAAGAAACTATCAGAATCTGCTGTTGATTTTCCCAGGGTGAATGAGAGTTACACTGGCAG GAAACAAAGATATGTATACGGAACCCTTCTGGACAGCATTGCAAAGGTCACAGGgattgtcaaatttgatctacATTCAGAGCCTGAGCCAGGAAAAGGAAAGATTGAAGTTGGAGGAAACGTCAAAGGCATCTTCGACCTTGGTCCTGGTAGATTTGGTTCAGAGGCTGTCTTCATCCCTCGTGAGCTAGGCACCACTTCCGAGGAAGATGATGGATACCTGATGTTCTTTGCACATGATGAAAATACTGG AAAATCATCAGTGAATGTAATTGATGCAAAAACAATGTCAGCCAATCCTGTTGCAGTTGTTGAGTTACCACACAGAGTTCCATATGGGTTCCATGCCTTCTTTGTTTCAGAG GAACAACTTCAAGAACAGGAAAAACTGTAA